A genomic region of Microlunatus sagamiharensis contains the following coding sequences:
- a CDS encoding CDP-glycerol glycerophosphotransferase family protein, whose product MRILYNAFNGRYADSPRALHQGLLARGVEAEHVWLQDERFVGGFPADVTTVPIGSAAAVAALETADVLISNTHIQLDRWEKPAGAFYLQTWHGTPLKQIHRAAASIPPEEMMRELDEDIDRWDALVSQSPAATVLLREAFGYTGPVMESGYPRNDVLRAPDAARRRGALRKELGIADDVTAVLYAPTYRDDTVDEADAPDGLDLELLVRRLGPGHTVLLRQHYYLYRRPVRTGLAGLVDVSDNPDIADLYLAADAMVTDYSSAMFDFAVTGKPLMLHPYDLEHYRDQLRGFTFDLDTEGPGELVLDPEVLAQKLLALPATSAEDAARYAAFRRRWCGLDDGHATDRVLDQLLERILPDAQPAGRFR is encoded by the coding sequence GTGAGGATCCTCTACAACGCGTTCAACGGGCGCTACGCGGACAGCCCCCGCGCCCTCCACCAGGGTCTCCTCGCCCGTGGGGTCGAGGCCGAGCACGTCTGGCTGCAGGACGAACGCTTCGTCGGCGGCTTCCCGGCCGACGTCACCACGGTCCCCATCGGAAGCGCCGCAGCCGTCGCCGCGCTCGAGACCGCCGACGTGCTGATCAGCAACACCCACATCCAGCTCGACCGCTGGGAGAAGCCGGCGGGCGCGTTCTACCTCCAGACCTGGCACGGCACACCGCTGAAGCAGATCCACCGCGCCGCCGCGAGCATCCCGCCCGAGGAGATGATGCGGGAGCTCGACGAGGACATCGACCGCTGGGACGCGCTGGTCAGCCAGAGCCCGGCCGCCACCGTGCTGCTGCGCGAGGCCTTCGGCTACACCGGTCCCGTCATGGAGTCCGGCTACCCCCGCAACGACGTGCTCCGTGCGCCCGACGCGGCGCGGCGCCGCGGGGCCCTGCGCAAGGAGCTGGGCATCGCCGACGACGTCACCGCGGTGCTCTACGCCCCGACGTACCGCGACGACACCGTGGACGAGGCCGACGCCCCCGACGGCCTGGACCTGGAGCTGCTCGTCCGCCGGCTGGGTCCCGGGCACACGGTCCTGCTGCGCCAGCACTACTACCTCTACCGCCGCCCGGTCCGGACCGGCCTCGCCGGCCTCGTCGACGTCTCGGACAACCCCGACATCGCCGACCTGTACCTCGCCGCGGACGCGATGGTTACCGACTACTCCTCGGCCATGTTCGACTTCGCGGTCACGGGCAAGCCGCTGATGCTGCACCCGTACGACCTCGAGCACTACCGCGACCAGTTGCGCGGCTTCACCTTCGACCTCGACACCGAGGGTCCCGGCGAGCTCGTCCTCGACCCCGAGGTGCTGGCGCAGAAGCTGCTCGCGCTGCCGGCGACGTCGGCGGAGGACGCGGCCCGCTACGCCGCGTTCCGCCGCCGCTGGTGCGGCCTGGACGACGGCCACGCCACCGACCGCGTCCTCGACCAGCTCCTCGAGCGGATCCTGCCCGACGCTCAGCCGGCCGGACGGTTCCGGTAG
- a CDS encoding MFS transporter: MPAPTVPSGSPVSSRSDATSVGVRATYAAFIATGFAFASWASEIPQVRDRLGLSSAELGLVLLAIAAGSVISLPLAGPFVARFGSRRTVQVMALVDAVALVVIGLGYLGGVAPVVVGLFLFGFGQGAWDVAMNVQGAVVERRVGRAIMPRFHAGFSVGTVAGALSGAALVALGVGVTAHLVAVGVVVAAAVPFLVRGFVPDSEEAHPDEPGPARRSALAAWREPRTLLVGLFVLAFAFAEGTGNDWTSVALIDGYGTSRVVGILGFATFLAAMTAGRWFGPDLLDRYGRVVVCRVMAAASVAGLLLFVFGGHPALAFAGAVLWGAGLSLGFPVGMSAGADDPRYAASRVSVIASVGYLAFLGGPPLIGFLGEHVGVLRALTAVAVLLAMAVAIAGTVRPLPGSDER; the protein is encoded by the coding sequence GTGCCCGCGCCCACCGTCCCCTCCGGCTCCCCCGTCTCGAGCCGGTCCGACGCCACGAGCGTCGGGGTGCGGGCCACGTACGCGGCCTTCATCGCCACCGGCTTCGCCTTCGCCAGCTGGGCCTCCGAGATCCCGCAGGTGCGCGACCGTCTCGGGCTCTCCTCCGCCGAGCTCGGCCTGGTGCTGCTGGCCATCGCGGCCGGCTCGGTCATCTCGCTCCCCCTGGCCGGGCCGTTCGTGGCCCGGTTCGGATCGCGACGGACCGTCCAGGTCATGGCCCTCGTGGACGCCGTCGCCCTCGTCGTCATCGGGCTGGGCTACCTCGGCGGGGTGGCGCCGGTCGTCGTCGGCCTGTTCCTCTTCGGCTTCGGCCAGGGCGCGTGGGACGTGGCCATGAACGTCCAGGGCGCCGTCGTCGAGCGCCGGGTGGGCCGGGCGATCATGCCGCGGTTCCACGCCGGCTTCAGCGTCGGCACGGTCGCCGGCGCGCTCAGCGGTGCGGCGCTCGTCGCGCTCGGCGTGGGCGTGACCGCCCACCTGGTCGCCGTCGGTGTGGTCGTCGCGGCCGCCGTGCCGTTCCTGGTCCGCGGCTTCGTCCCCGACAGCGAGGAGGCGCACCCCGACGAGCCCGGGCCCGCGCGCCGCAGCGCCCTCGCCGCGTGGCGGGAGCCGCGCACGCTGCTGGTCGGCCTCTTCGTGCTCGCCTTCGCCTTCGCGGAGGGCACCGGCAACGACTGGACGAGCGTGGCGCTGATCGACGGCTACGGCACCTCACGGGTGGTCGGGATCCTCGGCTTCGCGACCTTCCTGGCCGCCATGACCGCCGGGCGCTGGTTCGGTCCCGACCTGCTCGACCGGTACGGACGCGTGGTCGTGTGCCGCGTCATGGCGGCGGCGAGCGTCGCCGGCCTGCTGCTGTTCGTCTTCGGCGGTCACCCGGCGCTCGCCTTCGCCGGTGCCGTGCTGTGGGGCGCGGGCCTGTCCCTCGGCTTCCCGGTCGGGATGAGCGCCGGGGCCGACGACCCCCGGTACGCGGCGTCCCGGGTGAGCGTCATCGCCTCGGTGGGCTACCTGGCCTTCCTCGGCGGACCGCCGCTGATCGGGTTCCTCGGGGAGCACGTGGGCGTGCTCCGCGCCCTCACCGCGGTGGCCGTGCTGCTGGCGATGGCGGTCGCCATCGCCGGGACGGTCAGGCCGCTGCCGGGCTCCGACGAGCGCTGA
- a CDS encoding NAD(P)-dependent oxidoreductase → MKPVVVLVPQPQPVERIFRPETLARLRERFTVVEPEAGDAAALDAALPDAWAVVGQPDLPTERLDRAPGLRAVINVEGNFYPNVDYPTAFTRSIRVLGCGPAYAQAVAEHALGLALDLARGISREDRAFREGRERYLGEGNADAVLLRHADVGLVGYGNLGRALRPLLAPFAPTLRVYDPWLPDAVLREADATPAGLDEVLSRSRFVFVLATVTGDSEHLLGARELDLLPEGARLVLVSRAAVTDYDALAERLAAGRFLAASDVWPTEPMAADSPFRSLEGVVLSAHRAGGIPAAFLEIGDMVVDDLELMAGGLAPVRLQQAAPELVARYRNRPAG, encoded by the coding sequence GTGAAACCCGTCGTCGTCCTCGTCCCGCAGCCGCAGCCCGTCGAGCGGATCTTCCGTCCCGAGACCCTGGCCCGGCTCCGGGAGCGCTTCACCGTCGTCGAGCCCGAGGCTGGGGACGCCGCGGCGCTCGACGCCGCGCTGCCCGACGCCTGGGCGGTCGTCGGCCAGCCGGACCTGCCGACGGAGCGCCTGGACCGGGCGCCCGGCCTGCGGGCCGTGATCAACGTCGAGGGGAACTTCTACCCCAACGTCGACTACCCGACCGCCTTCACCCGCAGCATCCGCGTCCTGGGGTGCGGGCCCGCGTACGCCCAGGCCGTCGCCGAGCACGCGCTCGGCCTGGCGCTCGACCTGGCCCGGGGGATCAGCCGCGAGGACCGCGCCTTCCGCGAGGGGCGCGAGCGCTACCTGGGCGAGGGCAACGCCGACGCCGTGCTGCTGCGCCACGCCGACGTCGGGCTCGTCGGCTACGGCAACCTGGGCCGCGCGCTGCGGCCGCTGCTGGCCCCCTTCGCGCCGACGCTGCGCGTCTACGACCCGTGGCTGCCCGACGCCGTGCTGCGCGAGGCCGACGCGACGCCGGCCGGTCTGGACGAGGTCCTGAGCCGCAGCCGCTTCGTCTTCGTGCTGGCCACGGTCACCGGCGACAGCGAGCACCTGCTCGGCGCCCGCGAGCTCGACCTGCTGCCCGAGGGCGCCCGCCTGGTCCTGGTGAGCCGCGCCGCCGTCACCGACTACGACGCGCTGGCCGAGCGGCTGGCCGCGGGTCGCTTCCTCGCCGCGAGCGACGTCTGGCCGACCGAGCCCATGGCTGCCGACTCACCATTCCGTTCGCTGGAGGGCGTCGTGCTGTCGGCGCACCGGGCCGGCGGCATCCCGGCGGCCTTCCTCGAGATCGGCGACATGGTCGTCGACGACCTCGAGCTGATGGCCGGGGGCCTGGCCCCCGTACGGCTGCAGCAGGCCGCGCCCGAGCTGGTCGCGCGCTACCGGAACCGTCCGGCCGGCTGA
- a CDS encoding glycosyltransferase codes for MRILLSDVHGGYTDAFVAGAHDYEFLPAVDGRGGLSRLGDAVPPRAREVEADVLRDDPPDVVVLQRPEDAATVEEQTGLRPGRDVPALFLEHNTPKESVPNTRHPAADGDLLVVHVTHLNALLWDCGTAPTTVVEHGLADPGLRYDGSLPHLAFVVNEPVRRWRVTGTDLLTRFAPAPVDAFGIDADLLPAALDDQPGVAYAGNVKPPQLRDALVQRRAYLHLNRWTSLGLSLIESMLLGLPVVVLETTVAARTVPPAAGAISPDPAELVTAARRLLADPDAARAAGLVAREAALERHGLDRFLADWDRVLADVASR; via the coding sequence GTGAGGATCCTGCTGTCGGACGTGCACGGGGGCTACACGGACGCGTTCGTCGCCGGTGCGCACGACTACGAGTTCCTGCCCGCGGTCGACGGGCGCGGAGGCCTGTCGCGGCTCGGGGACGCCGTCCCGCCGCGGGCGCGCGAGGTCGAGGCGGACGTGCTGCGCGACGACCCGCCGGACGTGGTGGTGCTGCAGCGGCCCGAGGACGCCGCGACCGTCGAGGAGCAGACCGGGCTGCGGCCCGGGCGGGACGTCCCGGCGCTGTTCCTGGAGCACAACACGCCCAAGGAGTCGGTGCCGAACACCCGCCACCCGGCCGCCGACGGCGACCTCCTCGTCGTCCACGTCACCCACCTCAACGCCCTGCTCTGGGACTGCGGCACGGCCCCGACGACGGTGGTCGAGCACGGCCTGGCCGACCCGGGGCTGCGCTACGACGGTTCGCTGCCGCACCTGGCCTTCGTGGTCAACGAGCCCGTACGCCGCTGGCGCGTCACCGGCACCGACCTCCTCACCCGCTTCGCCCCCGCGCCGGTCGACGCCTTCGGCATCGACGCCGACCTGCTGCCCGCGGCGCTGGACGACCAGCCCGGGGTGGCGTACGCCGGCAACGTCAAGCCGCCGCAGCTGCGGGACGCGCTCGTGCAGCGCCGGGCGTACCTGCACCTGAACCGCTGGACCTCGCTCGGGCTGTCGCTCATCGAGTCGATGCTGCTCGGGCTGCCCGTGGTCGTGCTCGAGACGACCGTGGCGGCGCGGACCGTGCCGCCGGCCGCCGGGGCGATCTCACCCGACCCGGCCGAGCTCGTCACCGCCGCCCGCCGGCTCCTGGCCGACCCCGACGCGGCGCGGGCCGCGGGCCTCGTCGCCCGCGAGGCCGCGCTGGAGCGGCACGGGCTGGACCGCTTCCTGGCCGACTGGGACCGGGTGCTGGCCGACGTCGCCTCGCGCTGA
- a CDS encoding MBL fold metallo-hydrolase, producing the protein MPRTANDPDAATRTVRDVVPGVHLVTHGHTNCYVVEDAAGSGVTLVDAAFPATWALVRECLADVGRSASDVKALVITHGHFDHVGFASRLQRSCGVEVWAHAGDAHILRHPYRYRPERPRALYPLTHPRALPVLGSMVAAGALRVPGLEPDHLVEGRTVLDLPGRPELVPTPGHTDGEVVVHLPDHGAVLTGDALVTLDIYTGRRGPRVVARGATNDAATALDSLGAVAELDVGAVLTGHGQPWLQGSVVAVDLARAAGVA; encoded by the coding sequence GTGCCGCGCACCGCGAACGACCCCGACGCCGCGACGAGGACCGTCCGGGACGTGGTTCCCGGCGTCCACCTCGTCACCCACGGCCACACGAACTGCTACGTCGTCGAGGACGCCGCCGGCAGCGGCGTCACGCTCGTCGACGCCGCCTTCCCCGCGACCTGGGCGCTGGTGCGCGAGTGCCTCGCCGACGTCGGCCGGAGCGCCTCCGACGTGAAGGCCCTGGTGATCACGCACGGCCACTTCGACCACGTCGGCTTCGCCAGCCGGCTGCAGCGCTCGTGCGGGGTGGAGGTCTGGGCGCACGCCGGGGACGCGCACATCCTGCGCCACCCCTACCGCTACCGGCCCGAGCGGCCGCGGGCGCTCTACCCGCTCACCCACCCGCGGGCGCTGCCCGTGCTGGGGTCCATGGTCGCGGCCGGCGCGCTGCGGGTGCCGGGGCTCGAGCCCGACCACCTGGTCGAGGGCCGGACGGTGCTCGACCTGCCGGGGCGGCCCGAGCTGGTGCCCACGCCGGGGCACACCGACGGCGAGGTCGTCGTGCACCTGCCCGACCACGGGGCCGTGCTGACCGGCGACGCGCTGGTCACGCTCGACATCTACACGGGCCGTCGCGGTCCCCGCGTCGTCGCCCGCGGGGCCACGAACGACGCGGCGACCGCCCTCGACTCCCTGGGCGCCGTCGCCGAGCTCGACGTCGGCGCCGTGCTCACCGGCCACGGCCAGCCCTGGCTGCAGGGCAGCGTCGTGGCCGTCGACCTCGCCCGGGCCGCGGGAGTGGCCTGA
- a CDS encoding sigma-70 family RNA polymerase sigma factor codes for MPLVTLTPAAPADAGLVLRAPDSDRRAELAAQTLALFRQARVADPATRRVLVEEIVTSHLWLADAVARRFRDRGEESDDLRQIARAGLVEACGRFDPDQGPFTAFAFPTVTGLVKRHFRDHGWSIRPPRPTQELSAEMWRCWPEIAQDVGGEPSERQLAASLGASLDEVRRARSASQAYTCSSLDALAQDRSSDDPEGDRSEARVLVASVWSELTEAEHALLRMRFYDERSQSDIAAELGTNQMQVSRLLARLMTKLRRLIGSLDETGARAAA; via the coding sequence ATGCCTCTCGTCACTCTCACCCCCGCCGCCCCGGCCGACGCCGGGCTCGTGCTGCGGGCACCAGACTCCGACCGTCGCGCCGAGCTCGCTGCGCAGACCCTGGCGCTGTTCCGTCAGGCCCGGGTCGCCGACCCCGCGACGCGCCGCGTCCTCGTCGAGGAGATCGTGACGTCCCACCTCTGGCTCGCCGACGCGGTCGCCCGCCGCTTCCGCGACCGGGGCGAGGAGTCCGACGACCTCCGCCAGATCGCCCGGGCCGGGCTCGTCGAGGCCTGCGGCCGCTTCGACCCCGACCAGGGGCCGTTCACGGCCTTCGCCTTCCCCACGGTCACCGGGCTGGTCAAGCGCCACTTCCGGGACCACGGCTGGAGCATCCGGCCGCCGCGCCCGACCCAGGAGCTGTCGGCCGAGATGTGGCGCTGCTGGCCCGAGATCGCCCAGGACGTCGGGGGCGAGCCGTCGGAGCGGCAGCTGGCCGCGTCGCTCGGCGCCTCCCTCGACGAGGTGCGCCGGGCCCGCAGCGCGAGCCAGGCGTACACCTGCAGCTCCCTGGACGCCCTCGCCCAGGACCGCTCCTCCGACGACCCCGAGGGCGACCGCAGCGAGGCCCGCGTCCTGGTCGCCTCGGTCTGGTCCGAGCTCACCGAGGCCGAGCACGCGCTGCTGCGGATGCGCTTCTACGACGAGCGCTCGCAGAGCGACATCGCCGCCGAGCTCGGGACCAACCAGATGCAGGTGTCGCGGCTGCTGGCCCGCCTCATGACCAAGCTGCGCCGCCTCATCGGCTCCCTCGACGAGACCGGGGCCCGCGCCGCCGCGTGA
- a CDS encoding SDR family oxidoreductase — MTSTTTPPQTSTETSTDTSATGRTGLGTVLITGGSSGLGAATVQAVLAAGGTPLVLDLARPSADLPEGAYAEVDLSDPRAAEQAVRDVVEANGGRLDGVLTAAGIDFPAPLDGIDGPSWEKIVMVNLFGTAAVARAALPYLKASHGRIVTVASTLGIKAVGDATAYCASKFGVVGFTRSLAAETAGQIGVTLLIPGGMHTHFFDDRDAQYKPGADAVLNRPEDTAAAVVFALSQPAGCEVRELVVASSVETSWP; from the coding sequence ATGACGTCGACCACGACGCCCCCTCAGACCAGCACCGAGACGAGCACCGACACCTCGGCCACCGGCCGCACCGGCCTCGGCACCGTCCTGATCACGGGCGGGTCCTCGGGCCTCGGCGCCGCGACGGTCCAGGCCGTGCTCGCGGCCGGCGGCACCCCGCTCGTCCTCGACCTCGCCCGGCCGTCGGCCGACCTGCCCGAGGGGGCGTACGCCGAGGTCGACCTGTCCGACCCGCGCGCGGCCGAGCAGGCCGTCCGCGACGTCGTCGAGGCGAACGGCGGCCGCCTCGACGGCGTCCTCACCGCCGCGGGCATCGACTTCCCGGCGCCGCTCGACGGGATCGACGGCCCCTCCTGGGAGAAGATCGTCATGGTGAACCTCTTCGGCACCGCGGCCGTCGCCCGCGCCGCGCTGCCCTACCTCAAGGCCAGCCACGGCCGCATCGTCACCGTCGCCTCGACGCTGGGGATCAAGGCCGTGGGCGACGCGACCGCGTACTGCGCGTCGAAGTTCGGCGTGGTCGGCTTCACCCGCTCGCTGGCCGCAGAGACCGCCGGCCAGATCGGCGTCACGCTGCTGATCCCCGGCGGCATGCACACGCACTTCTTCGACGACCGCGACGCGCAGTACAAGCCGGGCGCCGACGCGGTCCTGAACCGCCCCGAGGACACCGCCGCGGCGGTCGTCTTCGCCCTGTCGCAGCCGGCCGGCTGCGAGGTGCGCGAGCTCGTCGTGGCCAGCTCGGTCGAGACCTCCTGGCCCTGA